The DNA window GCTCATTGGATGCCTCAGGACGTGCCGCGGGCATACCCCTCCTCTGGTCGGTGTGAGGGCGGTCCGCCCTCGGTGTATCCGTCGGTGGGGCCGGCAGATCCGCCCTCATCCGGTGGGATGCGGCAGAGCTGCTCGACCACGAATCCAATGATGACCCAGATCAGCCCGCCGATGATCATCACCAAGGATGAACTTGCGTTCGGCGCACTCAGCCCTGCGGCGGGCCCCAGGTCGATCAGCACTCCGCCGTGCCAGCCGGCGATCAGCGCTCCGGCGTAGCCGCAGGCCTGGGCGGCGGCCACCACACGCACCGCCTGCAGCGGGTGCAGCCGGCGAGGCTTGGCCGCTCCCGAGGCCGGCGGCTCGCTCGGTCCCGGCAGGCCCTGTTCTTCGCGACGCCGCTTCTCATCACGACGACGGCGGGCCTCGGTGATGTGCCGCTGATCCCGCCACACCAGGATGCCCAGCACCACGATCACCGCCCCGATGCCCGCCAGGGTGATGCTCGAGGACATCGGCAGCACCGGGGACCCGTAGCCGTGGGAGAGCATGATCGCTGTGGCGCAGAAGCCCAGCAGCGCGGCCGAGGCGCTGATGATCAGAAGCCATCCCGGCCGCAGGCGGTTCACAGCTGATCCACGTGTTCGGCGTCGTCGGCCTGGGCGGCGAGCTCACGCACCGGAGTGCCCTGCAGCAGCGCCACCGGGTCCATCCAGGACCAGGGCAGCAGCACGAAGGCCCGCTGAGCGGCACGCGGGTGCGGGACGGTCAGCTGGGACGAGCTGATCTCGGCTCCGGCGTAGGTGATCATGTCCAGGTCCAGGGTGCGCGGACCCCAGCGCTGTTCGCCGCTGCCTTCTCCGCGGGCTCGGTGGTGGTCTGCCTCGATCTGCTGCAGCACATCGAGCAGGCTGTGCGGGGACCGCGTGGTCTCGAGCTCGACGACCTGGTTCAGATAATCCGGCTGGCCCTGCGGTCCGCCCACCGGTTTGGTCCGGGCCACCGGCGAGGAGTTCACCACCTCGACGCCGTCGGCCTCCTCCAGGGCGCGCACTGCGGAGGCGAGCAGCTCGGCGGGAGTGCCGAGCTCGGCGTCGGGAAGGTTGGACCCCAGCGCCACCACGGCGCGGACGGGGAAATCTGCGGGAAGCTCAGGGTCACGGGTTCCTTCGGGCAGCTCCAGCTGGGTGTCGGCCGGGACCCAGACCGTCTCGTGGCCGGCGCGGCCGCCGCCCTCCTCGTCGTAGACAGTGGCCAGATCCACCAGGGAGACCCGGCGGTAGGGGCCCACCTGGCCGGCGTCGGGCTCCGGGCCCGAGGCGGCGGCCTCCCCCTCTGCGCGGCGGGCATTCTCGGCGAGGTCCTTGAGCACCTCCACGTCGAACTCGTCCAGGTATTCGGCCGTCTCGCCTGCGGTGGGACCCCCGGTCCGGCGCACTGCGCTGCGGGTCCGCTCCACGGTGACAGAGACGTCGGCGAAGCTCTGCTCCAGCGGGGCCTGGGGCTTATGCACGGTGATCTCTGCGCCCTCGATCCACGCGTCGAAGAGCAGGACGCGCTGAGCGATGTTCTCCGCGAGGGCCTCGATGAGTTCGAAGGGCCGGCCGGTCACGGAGTCCTCGATGAGCTCGGCGATGCCCGCGTAGGACACCGTGTCCTCCAGGTTGTCGCTGCGCCCGGCCGCCTGCAGGTCCACGCTCAGCGCGGCGTCCACTCGGAACAGCTGTCCCTGGGACTTCTCAAAGTCGAGGACGCCGTGGAAGCCCTCTGCCGTGATGCCTGTCAGCCGGATGGTATCGCTCATAGTGCAACTCTCTCAGATTCCCCGGCCCCTGTTCAGGGGATTTGATGCGTCTCACGCCGCAACCTCCAGGCTCATCCGAGACCCGATGCGGTGAGAACGATTCTGACTCCAGAATGCACCATTGGAGATGGGCACAGCGGGCCGTACAGTGCCGGTATGGGTCACGGACACGCACACCACGACGCCGGCTCGGCACACCGCCGGCCGCTGGCGTTGGCCTGCGCGATCACGCTCGGGATCGTCGTCGCCCAGGCGATCGGCGCCTGGGTGACCGGGTCACTGGCCCTGCTGACCGATGCGGTGCATTCGCTGACCGACAGCATCGGCCTGATCGTCGCGCTGATCGCTGCGAGCCTGATGTTCCGGGCCGCGACGCCGCAGCGCACCTGGGGATTCCGCCGCGTGGAGATCCTGGCCGGATTCGGTCAGGCCGCGCTGCTGCTGGGCATCGGCGTCTACGCGGCGGTGGAGGGCATCGGCCGGCTGGGCGCTCCCCCGCAGATCCCGCATGTGGAGCTGCTGATCTTCGGCGCGATCGGTCTGGCGGGCAATATTGCCTCCCTGACGGTGCTGGCCTCAAGCCGGCGGACGAACTTCAACATGCGCGCCGCCTTCCTGGAGGTCCTGGCCGACGCGCTGGGGTCGCTGGGTGTCATGCTCGCCGCCGTCGTGATCTGGGTGACCGGCTGGCAGCAGGCTGATGCCGTGGCGGGCCTGCTGATCGCCGCGCTGATCATCCCCCGGGCGCTGGTGCTGCTGCGTGAGACCGCCCGGATCCTGATGGAGTTCGCGCCGCGCGGCCTGGACCTGGACGAGGTCCGGGACCACATGCTTGAGCTGGACCACGTCCACGAGGTCCATGACCTGCATGCCTCCACAGTGGCCACGGGGCTGCCGGTGCTCTCGGCCCATGTGGTGGTCGACGATTCCTGCTTCAGCGAGGGCTGCGCCCCGGAGATCCTGACCCAGCTGCAGAGCTGCGTGGCGGAGCATTTCGACGTGGCCGTGGAGCATACGACCTTCCAGCTGGAGACCCGCTCCATCGCCGAGCGCGAGACTCACGCCCACTGAGGCTGCTCCCTTCTAGGCGATTCGAGCGGGGTTTTGGCCCTTTTGAACCGGTTTCGGCGCTGAAAAGGGCTAAAAGCCCGCTCGAATCGCCTGAGTGACGGCGACGGCGTCGGCGTTGGGGCGCACCGCGTGGACCCGGACCGCCCAGGCTCCGTGGGAGGCGGCGATCCCCGAGAGCACCGCCGTGGCCGTATCGCGCTGTTCCGCCGGACGGGGATTGCCCTCGGCGTCGGTGAGCAGCGTGTTCAGGAAGCCCTTGCGGGAGGCGCCGAAGAGCATCCGGTGACGGATTCCGGCGTGCTCCAGCTGGGTGAAGCGGTCCAGGTGCCGGATGATCTCCCAGTTCTGCTCATGAGTCTTGGCAAAGCCGATGCCCGGATCCAGGATGATCTTCTCCGGTGCGACGCCGGCCTGCAGGTACCACTGCCGGATCTGCAGCAGCTCGTCGATCGCCTCCCCGACGACGTCGGAGTAGTCAGTCTGGGACTGCATGGTCTGGGAGTCGCCCCGGTTATGGGTGATGATGATCGGGCACCCGGCCTCGGCGACCACCTGGGGCATCTGCTCATCGGTGAGCAGCCCGGAGATGTCATTGATGATCAGCTCAGGGGCCCGCTCCCCGGCCAGCTGCAGGGCCGCCCGGGCCGTGGCGGCGTGGCGGGTATCCACAGAGACCGGGATCCGGCGGTGGACGAAGAGCTCCTCGAGCACCGGCAGGATGCGGCGCTGCTCCTCCTCCGGGGCGACCGGCTCGGCACCCGGACGGGTGGACTCCCCGCCGATGTCGATCAGGTCCGCTCCCTCGGCGCGCATGCGTTCGGCCTGGGCCAGGGCGGCCTCGGGGCTGCTGTGGCGTCCACCGTCGGAGAAGGAGTCCGGGGTGAGGTTCAGGATCCCCATGATGAGGGTGGGCTGCGGCGTCGTCGTCATCTCCGGCTGTGCCTCACTTGTGCAGGATCAGGCTCATCGCCTCGGAACGGGTGGCCGAGTCCCGCAGCTGGCCGCGCACCGCTGAGGTGATGGTCTTCGCACCGGGCTTGGAGACACCGCGCATGGACATGCACAGATGCTCGCCCTCGATGACCACGATGGCTCCCTGCGGCTCCAGGTGCTCCACCAGGGCATCGACCACCTGGGTGGTCAGCTGCTCCTGGATCTGGGGGCGCTTGGCGAAGATGTCCACCAGTCGGGCCAGCTTGGACAGGCCGGTGACCTTGCCCTCCGGGGAGGGGATGTAGCCGATGTGGGCGTGGCCGTAGAAGGGCACCAGGTGGTGCTCGCACATGGAGTAGAAGGGCACGTCCCGGACCAGGACGAGCTCCTCGTGGCCGATGTCGAAGGTCGTTCCCAGCAGGTCGGCCGGATCTTGGGTCAGGCCTTTGAAGGACTCCTCATAGGCCCGCGCCACCCGGGCGGGTGTCTCTTTGAGACCCTCACGGTCCGGGTCCTCACCCACGGCGAGCAGGATCTCGCGGACGGCGGCCTCGATGCGGGGGAGGTCGACCTCGCCGTGGCGCGGGGCCTCGTCCTCCAGTGTGAACTCAGACATCTGAGCCCTCCTCGTGCTGGTCATGCGGCTCATCCCGCTCGGGCTGGTGCGGCTGCTCGGGCTCATCCCGCTCGTCCTCGGGGACCACCTCTGAGGTGACGGTGATCGGGCGGTCCGGGGAAGACTCCCAGACCTGGCGGACCGGACGCTTCTTCACGTCCTGGAAGATCTCGGCGACCTCGTGGGCGTTGAGGGTCTCCACGCGCAGCAGCTCCTCGGCCAGGCGGTCCAGGATGTGCCGGTTCTCGTAGAGGGCCCAGTAGGCCTCGTCGTGGGCCTCCTCGATGATGGACCGCACCTCGGAGTCCACCACCGCGGCGAGGTCCTCGGAGTACTCCTTGCCGGAGGTCATCTCCTTGCCCAGGAAGGGGCTGCTGTCCCCGGAGCCCAGCTTCACCGAGCCCACCCGGGCCGACATGCCGTATTCGGTGACCATCTTCCGGGCGGTGTCCGTGGCCTTCTGGATGTCGTTGGCGGCACCGGTGGAGGGGTCGTGGAAGATGAGCTCCTCCGCCACGCGCCCACCCATGGCGTAGGCGATCTGGTCCAGCAGCTCGTTGCGGGTGGTGGAGTACTTGTCATCCTCCGGGATGACCATCGTGTAGCCCAGCGCGCGACCGCGGGGCAGGATGGTGATCTTGGTGACCGGGGCGGAGTAGTTCAGCGCCGCGGCCACCAGGGCGTGGCCGCCCTCGTGATAGGCGGTGACCTTGCGCTCGTGCTCATTCATCAGGCGGGTGCGCTTCTGCGGGCCGGCCATGACACGGTCGATGGCCTCGTCGATGGCGCGATCATCGATGAGGTCGGCATTCGAGCGGGCGGTCAGCAGGGCTGCCTCGTTGAGGACGTTGGAGAGGTCGGCGCCGGTGTAGCCGGGAGTCTTGCGGGCCACAGCTGCCAGGTCCACGTCCTCCACAAGCGGCTTGCCCTTGGAGTGGACCTCCAGGATGGCCTTGCGTCCGAGGAAGTCCGGGGCCTCCACCGGGATCTGGCGGTCGAAGCGGCCCGGGCGCAGCAGGGCAGGGTCCAGGACGTCGGGGCGGTTGGTGGCGGCGATGACGATGATGTTGGCGTTGGCCTCGAAGCCGTCCATCTCCACCAGCAGCTGGTTCAGCGTCTGCTCACGCTCGTCGTTGCCGCCGCCCACGCCGGCGCCGCGCTGGCGACCGACGGCGTCGATCTCATCGACGAAGATGATGGCTGGCGAGTTCTCCTTGGCCTGCTTGAACAGGTCACGGACGCGGGAGGCGCCGACGCCGACGAACATCTCCACGAAGTCAGAGCCGGAGATGGAGTAGAAGGCGCCGCCGGCCTCGCCGGCCACCGCCTTGGCCAGCAGCGTCTTACCGGTGCCGGGCGGTCCGTAGAGCAGCACACCCTTGGGGATCTTGGCGCCCAGGCGCTGGAACTTCTCCGCCTCGGCCAGGAACTCCTTGATCTCGTGGAGCTCCTCCACGGCCTCCTCAGCGCCGGCGACGTCGTCGAAGGACACCTCCGGCATGTCCTTGTCGAACTGCTTGGCCTTGGACTTGCCGAACTGCATCATCCGGCCGCCTCCACTGGACATGCGGGTCAGCAGCCAGATGAACAGCAGAGCGATGATCAGGAAGGGGATCATGAACCCGAGCATGGAGAGCAGCCAGTTCGACTGCTCGGGCTCGTCGGAATAACCCTCGACATCGGCCCCAGCGATCGTGTCAGCCACGGTCTCAGCGCGCGCCTGAGAGAAGTAGAAGTGGACGCGTTCGCCCAGATCGTCGCCGTCCTGCTCGTAGGGCTCCTCGAGCTGCAGCTCGACACGGTGGTCGCCGTCGTCGAGCTGCGCCTCCGTGACCTGGCCGTCTTGGATCAGCTCCATGCCGACGTTGGTGTCCACACGCTCGCCGGCGCTGCCCGTGTTGAACAGCAGGGGCACCACGAGCATGAGCCCGGCGACCGCCAGGATGATCCAGAAGAACGGACCGGTGAAGATCTTCTTGAAGTTCATGCAGCTCCGTCATACGCGCTGAGGAAAAGTCTGACTCATACGGTACTGGACACCGCTGACACGGGTGGACGCGGGCACGTAAAGTTCGCGCCGGGCAGAGCGGGAGACCCCACGCGCGCTCCTCTGCGCCCCGAGCCTCAGCCGGGGCGCAGAGGACCAATCCGATCAATCGACGGAAAGCGTCCAGTTGCCGTCGGCCTCGACTGCAAGAATCGAGGGCCCCGACTGCATCGGAACCGAACCGCTGTAAGAGCCGATCTCGTTGATCAGGAGCCCACTGGAGAAGAGAGCATCAGTCCCTTCCCTGACGACGAAGTTCGATGTCCCGTCGTGCGTGGCCTCCAGGACCGCCGCGTCTCCTTCATGAAGGTAGACGCCGTCCCCGCTCCCGGACTCAGGGACCGCTTCAGCCTCAGAGAACGGGATGATCTCGACACTCCATGAACCATCAGCCGTGATCTCGAGCGTCACACCCTCCCCGAAGGAGGTGAGACCCCAAGCAGTGGCACCGGAATAGCTCCCAATAGTGTTGACCAGAAGATCGCCGGTGGATTGATTGGTCTCGTCCAGCACGTTCAACACAAAGTTGCTCGCCCCTTGGTGCTCCGCAACGACAATGCCGCCCTCAGCGTCGGGCAAAGAGATCACAGAGTCTCCGGCGCCCGCTTCCTGTACGGCATCAAAGGCCCCGTATTGGTCATCGAACCAGAGGTCTTCGCCTTCTGAGGAGGGCGCCTCCTCATCGGCTGGCGCCGGGTCCTCCTCGCGCTCCTCTTCGGAGGCGCCGGAACTGTCCTCGCCCTCATCCTCAGACTGTGCGGAGCTCTCCTGATCCTTGTCTTCGGCCTCATCCTCAGATTCTGATCCGGCCCCGTCCTCCTCTGAAGCGGCGGCCTCATCGTCAGCGTCCGATTCATCAGCGCCGGCAGTAGTCGCTCCGAAGATCATCCCCAGAATGACCCAGCCCGCAGTGACACCCCATGCCACACGGCGATGGGTACGAGTTGCCTGAAGCGGCATTCCCCGCTTGTCCTTGGCAGCGCCCGCCAGGATGAGAATCAGGTCGATGAGGTACCAGAGGCCGAGACCTCCGAAGGTCACCAGCTTGAGAATTCCTGTGCCAACCTTACCGAGATAGAACCGGTCAACGGCCAAGAATCCGAGCAGCAGCGAGAGCAACCACGCTGCGAGGAAAGACTTCTGCGGCCCTGCAGGAACACCCTGCGGGGGATACTGGGCGGGCGGATACGGCTGTGCCATGTAGGTCTCCTCAAGGCGCAAGATGAAGCGCTTCTTTCAGCATATACATAGCTTGCGTGCAGTCGCTGTTAAGACTGATGGCTCTTCCGCGGGTGACTACGCCTGGGCAGGTCCTCACGAACCCCAAGCAACCCTGGATGCGGAGATGCCGTGAGTTTTCCACACTGCCGCGGGCTATAACCCGCGGCGCTGCAGAAAACTCTCGGCAGTTCGTACGGCGCCTACGGCTCAGCAGCACCGGCACCTCCTGCGGCACCCACACCCGCATCCGTCACGGAGCCGCACGGGTCATGCCGGGCGGACCTCGCGAGAGCGCAGCACCCGCTGCAGCAGCACCGACAGGACAGCGATCAGGGCACCGGCGGCGACGCCGATCACCGTCTCCAGCATGCGGTCACGCAGCAGCTCCCCCGCATCCGCCGGAACCGCGAGGTCGACCATCAACAGAGCCAGCTGCGTCACGAAGATCATGGCGATCGCATAGTTCCGGCTGACGAACAGCTCCGCGCCCACCTGACAGAGCACAGCCGCGGCGATGGTCGCCAGCGGCGGAAGCTCCAGCGCCAACAGACCCGTGGCCAGCACGATGCCCGCGAGCGTGCCGACCAGCCACTGCAGCCCGCGGACCACACGCGCCTTCACATGAGGCCCTCCCAGCGCGGCGACGGCGGCCACCATGGCCCAGTACCAGTGCGTCCCGATCAGCACGCTCCCCGCGAAGCCGGCCAACAGGGTTCCGGCGCCCACCATCAGCGAGGTGGCCGCCACCCGACGGTACAGAACGGGCTGCACCGAGGCAGAGGCTCTGACGGGGCGGGCGATCCCCTGCCGCACGCCCCTACGCAGGAGAGCGAAGGCGCTGGTGATGAGCAGGCTGAAGGCCACAGAGCCGCCACCGGCCAGCGCCAGGCCCAGGAATGCCGTGGACGTCGAGGGAAGGGTGGCGGTCGCTCCGGCGGCGAACACCAGGAAGAGCGCCCCGGGCGGATGCCAGCGGAACACGTCTGCGATGGCCGTCCCCGCCGCCGCAAGCCCGGCCACGGTGAGAATCCGCAGCGGCTCTGGGGCGTCCGTCACGGCGAGGGAGGTGCCGATGACCATCGAGCCCAGCACGGTCAGGCCCGCGGCCAGCTGCATCCTGATCCGGTCGCGGTACTCGTCGAAGCGCCCGTAGAGAGGCGAACGCGCCGAAGGCCGCGAACATGCTCAGATCCAGGCGGCCGATCGCACAGAGGACCAGCAGCGGAACTCCGATGCTGATCGCGACCCGTACGGCTACACGGTGGTCACCACGGTGAGGACCGATCCGGATGATTCCTGACCATACTCGTTCCCGCCGTTCGCTCACCGCACGAGTATGGACCCGACCCAGAGCCTACGATCTGCGATCACCTCTGCGGCCCGCGCCGGAACAAGCCGTTCGGAGCACAGAAGGTGCGATCACTCGTAGATATGCGGAGCCAGAATCCCGACCACGTCGAGGTTGCGGTACTTCTCAGCGAAGTCGAGGCCGTAGCCGACCACGAACTTATTCGGGATGTCCATGCCGACGTACCTGACGTCGATGTCCACCTTCACGGCGTCGGGCTTGCGCAGCAGAGTGCAGATCTCCACCGAGGCCGGGCCGCGGGACTCCAGGTTGGACTTCAGCCAGGACAGGGTGAGGCCGGAATCGATGATGTCCTCCACGATGAGCACGTGGCGGTTCATCAGGTCGGCGTCGAGGTCCTTCAGGATGCGGACCACACCGGAGGA is part of the Nesterenkonia lacusekhoensis genome and encodes:
- the ftsH gene encoding ATP-dependent zinc metalloprotease FtsH, translating into MNFKKIFTGPFFWIILAVAGLMLVVPLLFNTGSAGERVDTNVGMELIQDGQVTEAQLDDGDHRVELQLEEPYEQDGDDLGERVHFYFSQARAETVADTIAGADVEGYSDEPEQSNWLLSMLGFMIPFLIIALLFIWLLTRMSSGGGRMMQFGKSKAKQFDKDMPEVSFDDVAGAEEAVEELHEIKEFLAEAEKFQRLGAKIPKGVLLYGPPGTGKTLLAKAVAGEAGGAFYSISGSDFVEMFVGVGASRVRDLFKQAKENSPAIIFVDEIDAVGRQRGAGVGGGNDEREQTLNQLLVEMDGFEANANIIVIAATNRPDVLDPALLRPGRFDRQIPVEAPDFLGRKAILEVHSKGKPLVEDVDLAAVARKTPGYTGADLSNVLNEAALLTARSNADLIDDRAIDEAIDRVMAGPQKRTRLMNEHERKVTAYHEGGHALVAAALNYSAPVTKITILPRGRALGYTMVIPEDDKYSTTRNELLDQIAYAMGGRVAEELIFHDPSTGAANDIQKATDTARKMVTEYGMSARVGSVKLGSGDSSPFLGKEMTSGKEYSEDLAAVVDSEVRSIIEEAHDEAYWALYENRHILDRLAEELLRVETLNAHEVAEIFQDVKKRPVRQVWESSPDRPITVTSEVVPEDERDEPEQPHQPERDEPHDQHEEGSDV
- the hpt gene encoding hypoxanthine phosphoribosyltransferase, coding for MDAQDVKDDLTEVLYSKEEIDAKIRELAAQIDRDYEGKDVLLVGVLKGAVMVMADLSRALKSHVTMDWMAVSSYGSGTKSSGVVRILKDLDADLMNRHVLIVEDIIDSGLTLSWLKSNLESRGPASVEICTLLRKPDAVKVDIDVRYVGMDIPNKFVVGYGLDFAEKYRNLDVVGILAPHIYE
- a CDS encoding TM2 domain-containing protein; its protein translation is MRLEETYMAQPYPPAQYPPQGVPAGPQKSFLAAWLLSLLLGFLAVDRFYLGKVGTGILKLVTFGGLGLWYLIDLILILAGAAKDKRGMPLQATRTHRRVAWGVTAGWVILGMIFGATTAGADESDADDEAAASEEDGAGSESEDEAEDKDQESSAQSEDEGEDSSGASEEEREEDPAPADEEAPSSEGEDLWFDDQYGAFDAVQEAGAGDSVISLPDAEGGIVVAEHQGASNFVLNVLDETNQSTGDLLVNTIGSYSGATAWGLTSFGEGVTLEITADGSWSVEIIPFSEAEAVPESGSGDGVYLHEGDAAVLEATHDGTSNFVVREGTDALFSSGLLINEIGSYSGSVPMQSGPSILAVEADGNWTLSVD
- a CDS encoding FUSC family protein — protein: MQLAAGLTVLGSMVIGTSLAVTDAPEPLRILTVAGLAAAGTAIADVFRWHPPGALFLVFAAGATATLPSTSTAFLGLALAGGGSVAFSLLITSAFALLRRGVRQGIARPVRASASVQPVLYRRVAATSLMVGAGTLLAGFAGSVLIGTHWYWAMVAAVAALGGPHVKARVVRGLQWLVGTLAGIVLATGLLALELPPLATIAAAVLCQVGAELFVSRNYAIAMIFVTQLALLMVDLAVPADAGELLRDRMLETVIGVAAGALIAVLSVLLQRVLRSREVRPA
- the folP gene encoding dihydropteroate synthase; this translates as MTTTPQPTLIMGILNLTPDSFSDGGRHSSPEAALAQAERMRAEGADLIDIGGESTRPGAEPVAPEEEQRRILPVLEELFVHRRIPVSVDTRHAATARAALQLAGERAPELIINDISGLLTDEQMPQVVAEAGCPIIITHNRGDSQTMQSQTDYSDVVGEAIDELLQIRQWYLQAGVAPEKIILDPGIGFAKTHEQNWEIIRHLDRFTQLEHAGIRHRMLFGASRKGFLNTLLTDAEGNPRPAEQRDTATAVLSGIAASHGAWAVRVHAVRPNADAVAVTQAIRAGF
- a CDS encoding DUF3180 domain-containing protein, giving the protein MNRLRPGWLLIISASAALLGFCATAIMLSHGYGSPVLPMSSSITLAGIGAVIVVLGILVWRDQRHITEARRRRDEKRRREEQGLPGPSEPPASGAAKPRRLHPLQAVRVVAAAQACGYAGALIAGWHGGVLIDLGPAAGLSAPNASSSLVMIIGGLIWVIIGFVVEQLCRIPPDEGGSAGPTDGYTEGGPPSHRPEEGYARGTS
- the folK gene encoding 2-amino-4-hydroxy-6-hydroxymethyldihydropteridine diphosphokinase, translating into MSDTIRLTGITAEGFHGVLDFEKSQGQLFRVDAALSVDLQAAGRSDNLEDTVSYAGIAELIEDSVTGRPFELIEALAENIAQRVLLFDAWIEGAEITVHKPQAPLEQSFADVSVTVERTRSAVRRTGGPTAGETAEYLDEFDVEVLKDLAENARRAEGEAAASGPEPDAGQVGPYRRVSLVDLATVYDEEGGGRAGHETVWVPADTQLELPEGTRDPELPADFPVRAVVALGSNLPDAELGTPAELLASAVRALEEADGVEVVNSSPVARTKPVGGPQGQPDYLNQVVELETTRSPHSLLDVLQQIEADHHRARGEGSGEQRWGPRTLDLDMITYAGAEISSSQLTVPHPRAAQRAFVLLPWSWMDPVALLQGTPVRELAAQADDAEHVDQL
- a CDS encoding cation diffusion facilitator family transporter, coding for MGHGHAHHDAGSAHRRPLALACAITLGIVVAQAIGAWVTGSLALLTDAVHSLTDSIGLIVALIAASLMFRAATPQRTWGFRRVEILAGFGQAALLLGIGVYAAVEGIGRLGAPPQIPHVELLIFGAIGLAGNIASLTVLASSRRTNFNMRAAFLEVLADALGSLGVMLAAVVIWVTGWQQADAVAGLLIAALIIPRALVLLRETARILMEFAPRGLDLDEVRDHMLELDHVHEVHDLHASTVATGLPVLSAHVVVDDSCFSEGCAPEILTQLQSCVAEHFDVAVEHTTFQLETRSIAERETHAH
- the folE gene encoding GTP cyclohydrolase I FolE, with amino-acid sequence MSEFTLEDEAPRHGEVDLPRIEAAVREILLAVGEDPDREGLKETPARVARAYEESFKGLTQDPADLLGTTFDIGHEELVLVRDVPFYSMCEHHLVPFYGHAHIGYIPSPEGKVTGLSKLARLVDIFAKRPQIQEQLTTQVVDALVEHLEPQGAIVVIEGEHLCMSMRGVSKPGAKTITSAVRGQLRDSATRSEAMSLILHK